In Mercurialis annua linkage group LG6, ddMerAnnu1.2, whole genome shotgun sequence, the following are encoded in one genomic region:
- the LOC126688150 gene encoding F-box protein At5g51370-like has translation MSDSPGRIRNRNSNPPSPNPNPNPNSKPPPPLTKRGRTLSLPDVWFKDQSLKHVVWKMHLRSLSTTPSPPSSDSDFSLLGFQSPLDPITRPDCTSLLSDELLLQVFSRLPSSQYISNSLVCKRWLYIHGRLVQSIKLNEWSFLNSGRIFTRFPNLVEIGILNACFVTPRNSGIVLTHKYLSIHIGTDYTDYGMFIEGSRILPSDFIDCGLEMIAKQYSNLRRIVVFNASETGLLSISGKCETLQELELHCCGDFALNGISGCRNLQVVKLVACVDGFYNTVVSDIGLTILAQGCSRLVKLELCGCEGSYDGIKAIGQCCQMLGELTISDHRMDGGWLAALSFCVNLKTLTMKSCKSIDSSPGLVEHLGSCPTLEELHLQQCQMRDKPGLKALFLVCDAVREIVFQNCWGLEDEVFATASVCRRVKLVSLEGCSSLTTGGLEAVILNWKDLQRLRVMSCNKIKDGEVSPALASLFSVLKELKWRPDSKSLVSSSLAGTGVGNKGGRFFKGMKG, from the exons ATGTCTGATTCACCGGGTAGAATTAGAAATAGAAATTCAAATCCACCGagccctaaccctaaccctaaccctaattcaAAACCACCACCTCCATTAACAAAGCGGGGCAGAACTTTAAGCTTACCGGACGTATGGTTCAAAGATCAATCGCTGAAGCATGTAGTTTGGAAAATGCATCTCAGATCCTTATCTACTACACCGTCGCCGCCTTCTTCAGATTCTGATTTTTCATTATTAGGGTTTCAATCTCCACTTGACCCGATTACCCGACCCGACTGCACCTCTCTCCTCTCCGACGAGCTTCTTCTTCAAGTGTTCTCTAGGCTTCCGAGTTCTCAGTATATATCTAATTCTCTTGTGTGCAAACGGTGGTTGTATATTCATGGCCGTTTGGTTCAATCTATCAAGCTCAATGAATGGTCATTTCTTAATTCGGGTCGAATCTTCACCCGGTTTCCGAATCTCGTAGAGATTGGTATTCTCAATGCTTGTTTCGTGACGCCGAGGAATTCTGGTATTGTGTTGACTCATAAGTATTTGTCAATTCATATTGGTACTGATTATACAGATTATGGGATGTTTATTGAAGGAAGTCGCATTTTGCCTTCGGATTTTATTGATTGTGGACTCGAAATGATTGCGAAACAGTATTCTAATTTGAGAAGAATTGTGGTGTTTAATGCTAGCGAAACTGGGTTGTTGAGTATTTCGGGGAAGTGCGAAACTTTGCAAGAATTAGAACTGCATTGTTGTGGGGATTTCGCGTTGAATGGTATTTCGGGGTGCAGGAATTTACAAGTAGTTAAATTGGTTGCTTGTGTTGATGGGTTTTATAATACAGTAGTTTCTGATATTGGATTAACAATTCTAGCACAGGGGTGCAGTCGGTTAGTTAAGCTTGAGCTTTGTGGATGTGAGGGAAGTTATGACGGGATTAAAGCGATAGGGCAGTGTTGCCAAATGCTTGGGGAATTGACTATTTCTGATCATAGAATGGATGGTGGGTGGTTGGCTGCATTGTCATTCTGTGTAAATTTGAAGACGTTGACAATGAAGTCTTGCAAGAGCATTGATTCGAGTCCAGGTCTGGTTGAGCATCTGGGTTCTTGTCCTACACTTGAAGAGTTGCATTTGCAACAGTGTCAGATGCGGGATAAACCTGGGCTTAAAGCTCTCTTTTTAGTTTGTGATGCTGTTAGGGAGATTGTTTTTCAAAACTGCTGGGGTCTGGAGGATGAAGTATTTGCCACTGCAAGTGTTTGTAG GAGGGTGAAGCTTGTATCTCTCGAAGGATGCTCATCGCTGACTACAGGAGGTCTTGAAGCCGTTATTCTTAACTGGAAGGATCTTCAAAGATTACGAGTAATGTCGTGCAACAAAATAAAAGACGGTGAAGTGAGTCCGGCGCTGGCATCTCTGTTCTCTGTCTTAAAAGAGTTGAAATGGAGACCAGATTCCAAATCTCTTGTTTCCTCTAGTCTTGCTGGAACTGGAGTGGGAAATAAAGGTGGTAGATTTTTCAAGGGAATGAAGGGTTAA
- the LOC126685989 gene encoding protein transport protein Sec61 subunit beta — MALGGTAPPRGSAAATASLRRRKTTNGGTSGGAAGTMLQFYTDDAPGLKISPNVVLIMSIGFIAFVAVLHVVGKLYLVRRE; from the coding sequence ATGGCATTAGGTGGAACCGCTCCCCCAAGAGGCAGTGCAGCAGCTACTGCAAGTTTGCGAAGGAGAAAAACAACAAATGGCGGGACCTCAGGCGGAGCAGCCGGTACTATGCTCCAGTTTTACACAGATGATGCTCCAGGACTCAAAATCTCTCCAAATGTTGTGCTGATCATGAGCATCGGGTTTATTGCATTTGTTGCAGTTCTGcatgttgtaggaaaactctaCCTTGTTCGTAGAGAATAG